In one window of Hevea brasiliensis isolate MT/VB/25A 57/8 chromosome 10, ASM3005281v1, whole genome shotgun sequence DNA:
- the LOC131169528 gene encoding E3 ubiquitin-protein ligase RHA1B-like has protein sequence METLSQIFTTLKTITILYINLLLLKLASAIHSLSRRFSGKRIFTTTQFLTYLEEKNPAVLYTKVVKRQRETPPECAVCLSEFAEEENVRDLKCKHVFHKDCLDKWLLQCRSTCPLCRCKVLPDKVVAGYRQFKDDQMEYDRSNEEMVFIVSRLDGNGFLSFWW, from the coding sequence ATGGAAACTCTCTCTCAGATCTTTACTACCCTCAAAACCATAACCATACTCTACATCAATCTCCTCCTGCTCAAACTCGCATCTGCAATTCATTCTCTCAGCAGAAGATTCTCCGGAAAACGCATATTCACCACCACCCAATTCCTCACTTACCTTGAAGAAAAGAATCCAGCGGTTCTCTACACAAAAGTGGTCAAGAGGCAGCGGGAAACACCGCCTGAATGTGCAGTATGTTTATCGGAGTTTGCTGAGGAGGAAAACGTGAGAGACTTGAAGTGCAAACATGTGTTCCACAAGGATTGCCTGGACAAGTGGCTGCTGCAATGCCGGTCTACTTGCCCACTTTGCAGGTGTAAGGTGTTGCCGGACAAGGTAGTCGCTGGTTATCGCCAGTTTAAGGACGACCAGATGGAGTATGATCGGAGCAATGAGGAGATGGTTTTCATAGTATCTCGTTTAGATGGTAATGGCTTCTTAAGTTTTTGGTGGTAA
- the LOC110647162 gene encoding E3 ubiquitin-protein ligase RHA1B yields the protein METLSQIFTTLKTITILYINLLLLKLASAIHSLIRRFSGKRIFTTTQFLTYLEEKNPAVLYTKVVKRQRETPPECAVCLSEFAEEENVRDLKCKHVFHKDCLDKWLLQCRSTCPLCRCKVLPDKVVAGYRQFKDDQMEYDRSNEEMVFIVSRLDGNGFLSFWW from the coding sequence atggaaactctctCTCAGATCTTTACTACCCTCAAAACCATAACCATACTCTACATCAATCTCCTCCTCCTCAAACTCGCATCTGCAATTCATTCTCTCATCAGAAGATTCTCCGGAAAACGCATATTCACCACCACCCAATTCCTCACTTACCTTGAAGAAAAGAATCCAGCGGTTCTCTACACAAAAGTGGTCAAGAGGCAGCGGGAAACACCGCCTGAATGTGCAGTATGTTTATCGGAGTTTGCTGAGGAGGAAAACGTGAGAGACTTGAAGTGCAAACATGTGTTCCACAAGGATTGCCTGGACAAGTGGTTGCTGCAATGCCGGTCTACTTGCCCACTTTGCAGGTGTAAGGTGTTGCCGGACAAGGTAGTCGCTGGTTATCGCCAGTTTAAGGACGACCAGATGGAGTATGATCGGAGCAATGAGGAGATGGTTTTCATAGTATCTCGTTTAGATGGTAATGGCTTTTTAAGTTTTTGGTGGTAA